The proteins below are encoded in one region of Effusibacillus lacus:
- a CDS encoding DUF441 domain-containing protein, whose protein sequence is MAGEIVLVILIIVGIIGRANILATAASVLLILKLTNLHRFFPTLERRGLEIGLLFLMIAVLVPLVNGKIQSKDLWGTFFTMSGIFAVIGGILATYLNGQGLTMLRIEPQLMLGLVIGSIVGIVCFKGIPVGPLMAAAIAALLMKVYLWFR, encoded by the coding sequence ATGGCCGGAGAAATTGTACTTGTGATCCTGATCATTGTGGGTATCATTGGCCGTGCCAATATCCTTGCAACAGCGGCCAGTGTGTTGTTGATTCTGAAACTTACCAACCTGCACCGGTTTTTTCCGACTCTTGAGAGAAGAGGGTTGGAAATCGGGTTGTTGTTTTTGATGATTGCCGTTCTCGTTCCCCTTGTAAACGGTAAGATTCAATCGAAGGATTTGTGGGGCACTTTTTTTACAATGTCCGGCATTTTTGCGGTTATCGGAGGCATCTTGGCCACGTACCTTAACGGCCAGGGCCTTACCATGCTGCGGATCGAACCTCAACTGATGCTGGGGCTGGTGATCGGTTCCATTGTCGGTATCGTATGTTTTAAGGGCATTCCGGTGGGCCCCTTGATGGCTGCCGCAATCGCCGCTTTGCTGATGAAAGTTTATCTGTGGTTTCGCTAA